From a region of the Rathayibacter sp. VKM Ac-2804 genome:
- a CDS encoding BCCT family transporter: MLEQKTSERPPQRLARWVFWPAAVITLSIAAFAIIAPEVATEVFASLQTTVVNTFSWYYVLIAAVFVAFAIWMGVSRFGDIKLGADDDEPEFSMLSWISLLFAAGMGIGLVFYGVAEPLTHFATPRPGVTGTETELAQSAISQTYLHWGVHAWSIYVVVGLALAYAIHRRKRPVSIRWALEPLLGRRVRGGWGNTIDVVALVGTMFGVATSLGLGVTQISAGLESSGIVDSSLTVQIIVIAVVTALTVFSLVSGVGKGMKWLSTGNLLLAAALLVFVLVAGPTQFLLREFVQSLGNYLQNFIGLTFTVSAYAGREGEAWQATWTTFYWGWWMSWAPFVGIFIARVSKGRTVREFVAGVLLVPTIMTFLWFSVLGGTALFRELYGDGGLVGADGAVSTDTALFSMLQGLPAGSVLVVGAIILIGVFFVTSADSGALVMAMIATGGDAEPRNGIRVFFALATALLALSLLIAGGLDALQTAAILSALPFSVVMILMCVATVIAFRREIRAYDRARRAAFVGDIGSFYGLEVEEPLEREPAHPLKRLAQRIKPGSTPRE; the protein is encoded by the coding sequence CCTCCCTGCAGACCACCGTCGTGAACACCTTCAGCTGGTACTACGTGCTGATCGCCGCGGTCTTCGTCGCCTTCGCGATCTGGATGGGCGTCAGCCGCTTCGGCGACATCAAGCTCGGCGCCGACGACGACGAGCCCGAGTTCTCGATGCTCTCCTGGATCTCGCTGCTCTTCGCGGCCGGAATGGGCATCGGCCTCGTCTTCTACGGCGTCGCGGAGCCGCTCACCCACTTCGCCACCCCGCGCCCCGGCGTCACCGGCACGGAGACGGAGCTCGCGCAGAGCGCCATCTCGCAGACCTACCTGCACTGGGGCGTGCACGCCTGGTCGATCTACGTGGTCGTCGGCCTCGCCCTCGCCTACGCGATCCACCGCCGCAAGCGCCCGGTCTCGATCCGCTGGGCGCTCGAACCGCTGCTGGGCCGCCGGGTGCGCGGCGGCTGGGGCAACACGATCGACGTCGTCGCGCTGGTCGGCACGATGTTCGGCGTCGCGACGTCGCTCGGCCTCGGCGTCACCCAGATCTCGGCGGGCCTGGAGTCGAGCGGCATCGTCGACTCCTCGCTCACGGTGCAGATCATCGTCATCGCGGTCGTGACGGCGCTGACCGTCTTCTCGCTCGTCTCGGGCGTCGGCAAGGGCATGAAGTGGCTCTCGACCGGCAACCTGCTGCTCGCCGCCGCCCTGCTGGTGTTCGTGCTCGTCGCGGGCCCGACGCAGTTCCTGCTGCGCGAGTTCGTGCAGTCGCTCGGCAACTACCTGCAGAACTTCATCGGCCTCACCTTCACCGTCAGCGCCTACGCCGGCCGGGAGGGCGAGGCCTGGCAGGCGACCTGGACGACGTTCTACTGGGGCTGGTGGATGTCGTGGGCGCCGTTCGTCGGCATCTTCATCGCCCGGGTCTCCAAGGGCCGCACCGTCCGCGAGTTCGTCGCGGGCGTGCTGCTGGTGCCGACGATCATGACCTTCCTCTGGTTCAGCGTGCTCGGCGGGACGGCGCTCTTCCGCGAGCTCTACGGCGACGGCGGGCTCGTCGGCGCGGACGGCGCGGTGAGCACCGACACGGCGCTCTTCTCGATGCTGCAGGGCCTGCCGGCCGGCTCGGTGCTGGTCGTCGGCGCGATCATCCTGATCGGCGTCTTCTTCGTCACCTCCGCCGACTCCGGCGCCCTGGTGATGGCGATGATCGCGACCGGCGGCGACGCGGAGCCGCGCAACGGCATCCGCGTCTTCTTCGCGCTCGCGACGGCCCTGCTGGCGCTCTCGCTGCTGATCGCCGGCGGGCTCGACGCCCTGCAGACGGCCGCGATCCTCTCGGCGCTGCCGTTCAGCGTGGTGATGATCCTGATGTGCGTGGCGACGGTGATCGCCTTCCGGAGGGAGATCCGGGCCTACGACCGGGCCCGCCGGGCCGCCTTCGTCGGCGACATCGGCTCGTTCTACGGCCTCGAGGTGGAGGAGCCGCTCGAGCGCGAGCCGGCGCACCCGCTGAAGCGGCTGGCGCAGCGGATCAAGCCGGGGTCGACCCCGCGGGAGTAG
- a CDS encoding DUF3800 domain-containing protein, with amino-acid sequence MFYVDEFGNHTLDRNDAPGIPTLKEGASQYFVLGAVGVRDTSRRALAERIVDVKEKHFGVLAACDLPWGDSEIKGRHLRRVARSVASGHRLDRPAAYRALVTEKQTAALFEDVGLLFDTFRPLVFAAAVDKLEMVETGRDLMPLGVAYAYLHQRVATTVGDYYSGDAAMFVADQQSQHEKFFRSGGLRDARATLDRMLRRKPEYDLVLDKPLWVDTELSHWDREILQLADIVAYSAGTYLLQGGAPEEQSYLWEQIRRCMALHQKTGLRLGAGFSMYPSSARIPTGEADDA; translated from the coding sequence ATCTTCTACGTCGATGAATTCGGGAATCACACGCTCGACCGGAACGATGCACCGGGAATTCCGACCCTCAAGGAAGGCGCCAGCCAGTACTTCGTGCTCGGCGCCGTCGGAGTCCGAGACACGTCACGGCGTGCCCTGGCAGAGCGGATCGTCGACGTCAAGGAGAAGCACTTCGGTGTGCTCGCCGCATGCGATCTTCCGTGGGGTGATTCCGAGATCAAGGGTCGCCACCTCCGTCGGGTGGCACGCAGTGTCGCATCAGGACATCGTCTGGACAGGCCCGCTGCGTACCGGGCACTCGTCACCGAGAAGCAGACGGCCGCCCTCTTCGAGGACGTCGGGCTGCTCTTCGACACCTTCCGCCCGCTCGTCTTCGCAGCGGCCGTGGACAAGCTCGAGATGGTGGAGACCGGACGCGACCTCATGCCGCTGGGCGTCGCCTACGCATACCTGCACCAGCGCGTCGCGACGACTGTGGGCGACTACTACTCCGGGGACGCCGCCATGTTCGTCGCCGACCAGCAGTCCCAGCACGAGAAGTTCTTCCGCAGCGGCGGCCTGCGGGACGCGCGGGCGACCCTGGACAGGATGCTGCGGAGGAAGCCCGAGTACGACCTGGTGCTCGACAAGCCGCTGTGGGTCGACACGGAGCTCAGCCACTGGGATCGCGAGATCCTGCAACTCGCGGACATCGTCGCTTACTCGGCAGGCACCTACCTTCTGCAGGGCGGAGCGCCGGAGGAGCAGAGCTACCTCTGGGAGCAGATCCGACGGTGCATGGCACTGCACCAGAAGACGGGACTGCGCCTCGGTGCCGGGTTCTCGATGTATCCGAGCAGCGCGCGGATCCCGACGGGTGAGGCCGACGACGCGTGA
- a CDS encoding NtaA/DmoA family FMN-dependent monooxygenase (This protein belongs to a clade of FMN-dependent monooxygenases, within a broader family of flavin-dependent oxidoreductases, the luciferase-like monooxygenase (LMM) family, some of whose members use coenzyme F420 rather than FMN.), whose product MTDPRPLLFNAFVMNTPSHIHHGQWRRPGARPGAFEDLGHWIEVARTLERGVFDAIFFADVVGTYGAVGASLEVNAREGLQLPNNDPSILLAALIGSTEHLGLAMTSSILQAHPFEFARRMSTLDHLSKGRVAWNIVTSYQENAARNFGLDRLTEHDARYAQAEEYLDVVYKLWEGSWDDDASVRDQAGAYSRPESVHRIDHAGASYRVEGPHLSAPSPQRTPFLFQAGSSPAGRAFAARHAEAQFVGGSTTEQTRELIASTRALTEAAGRRGDDVLFFSPLSVIVGSTEREAREREAELDAYTSVDAHLLHAGLSVDQADGKPFPPETKLRDIVTNGNRSTLESMIRLLPDRDATVADLARLAVRRHQRVVGTPEQIADRLSELRDAGVDGINLNHWSLPDSYVEFVDEVMPVLRDRGLARSEYAPGGLRERLTGAARLNPRHPAARYRGAFRG is encoded by the coding sequence ATGACCGATCCCCGCCCGCTGCTCTTCAACGCGTTCGTGATGAACACGCCCTCGCACATCCACCACGGCCAGTGGCGGCGGCCCGGGGCGCGGCCCGGCGCGTTCGAGGACCTGGGGCACTGGATCGAGGTGGCGAGGACGCTCGAGCGCGGGGTGTTCGATGCGATCTTCTTCGCGGACGTCGTGGGTACCTACGGCGCGGTCGGCGCCTCGCTCGAGGTGAATGCGCGCGAGGGCCTGCAGCTGCCGAACAACGACCCGTCGATCCTGCTGGCCGCCCTGATCGGCTCGACCGAGCACCTGGGCCTCGCGATGACGAGCTCGATCCTGCAGGCGCACCCGTTCGAGTTCGCGCGGCGGATGTCGACCCTCGACCACCTCTCGAAGGGCCGGGTCGCCTGGAACATCGTCACCAGCTACCAGGAGAACGCGGCCCGCAACTTCGGCCTCGACCGCCTGACCGAGCACGACGCCCGCTACGCGCAGGCCGAGGAGTACCTCGACGTCGTCTACAAGCTGTGGGAGGGGTCGTGGGACGACGACGCCTCGGTCCGCGACCAGGCCGGCGCGTACTCCCGACCGGAATCGGTGCACCGCATCGACCACGCCGGCGCGAGCTACCGGGTCGAGGGCCCGCACCTCTCGGCGCCGTCGCCGCAGCGCACGCCGTTCCTCTTCCAGGCCGGCTCCTCGCCCGCCGGCCGCGCCTTCGCGGCCCGGCACGCGGAGGCGCAGTTCGTCGGCGGCTCGACGACGGAGCAGACCCGCGAGCTGATCGCCTCGACCCGCGCGCTCACGGAGGCGGCCGGGCGCCGCGGTGACGACGTGCTGTTCTTCTCACCCCTGTCGGTGATCGTAGGCAGCACCGAGCGCGAGGCCCGGGAGCGCGAGGCCGAGCTCGACGCGTACACGAGCGTCGACGCCCACCTGCTGCACGCCGGCCTCAGCGTCGACCAGGCCGACGGGAAGCCCTTCCCGCCCGAGACGAAGCTGCGCGACATCGTCACCAACGGCAACCGCAGCACGCTCGAGTCGATGATCCGGCTGCTGCCCGACCGCGACGCGACCGTCGCCGACCTGGCCCGTCTCGCGGTGCGTCGTCACCAGCGCGTCGTCGGCACGCCCGAGCAGATCGCCGACCGGCTGTCGGAGCTGCGCGACGCGGGCGTCGACGGCATCAACCTCAACCACTGGTCGCTGCCCGACAGCTACGTCGAGTTCGTCGACGAGGTGATGCCGGTGCTGCGGGATCGCGGGCTGGCCCGCTCGGAGTACGCGCCGGGCGGCCTGCGCGAGCGGCTGACCGGAGCCGCGCGGCTGAACCCGCGGCACCCGGCGGCGCGCTACCGCGGAGCCTTCCGCGGCTGA
- a CDS encoding serine hydrolase gives MVIPAHETRRANRRARRGRHKGEYDHDDFQRGFDALGRLALDGVVVSARAVDLGTGRALFAVDDSVSMPTASVGTIVLLIEVAARLATDPQENLRLVDRTAADAVTGTGIWQHLQIPSMPIADLAALVGATSDNLATNVLLRRVGLDAVRERAEALGLSRTALLDVVRDERGPDDAPQLSIGSASELTWLLATLANGEIVDAAVSSRVIGWLSLNSDLSMVASAFGLDALSHRQPDHGVLLVNRTGTDTGVRAEVGVLRGPRAGVAYAVITQFDDSSLRYRLAVLDGMRTLGVDLLEYVH, from the coding sequence GTGGTGATCCCCGCCCACGAGACCCGCCGCGCGAACCGCCGCGCCCGCCGCGGGCGCCACAAGGGCGAGTACGACCACGACGACTTCCAGCGCGGCTTCGACGCGCTCGGCCGGCTGGCGCTGGACGGAGTCGTGGTGTCGGCGCGCGCGGTCGACCTCGGCACCGGGCGCGCCCTCTTCGCGGTCGACGACTCCGTCTCGATGCCGACGGCGTCCGTCGGCACGATCGTGCTCCTGATCGAGGTCGCGGCGCGGCTCGCCACCGACCCCCAGGAGAACCTGCGCCTCGTCGACCGCACCGCCGCCGACGCGGTCACCGGCACGGGGATCTGGCAGCACCTGCAGATCCCGTCGATGCCGATCGCCGACCTGGCCGCCCTCGTCGGCGCGACGAGCGACAACCTGGCCACCAATGTGCTCCTGCGCCGAGTCGGCCTCGACGCGGTCCGCGAGCGGGCCGAGGCGCTCGGCCTCTCGCGCACCGCCCTGCTCGACGTCGTCCGCGACGAGCGCGGTCCGGACGACGCTCCGCAGCTCTCGATCGGCTCGGCCAGCGAGCTGACCTGGCTGCTCGCGACCCTCGCGAACGGCGAGATCGTCGACGCGGCGGTCAGCTCGCGCGTGATCGGCTGGCTCTCGCTCAACAGCGACCTGTCGATGGTCGCCTCCGCCTTCGGCCTCGACGCGCTCTCGCACCGCCAGCCCGACCACGGCGTGCTGCTGGTCAACCGGACCGGCACGGACACCGGCGTCCGCGCCGAGGTCGGCGTGCTCCGCGGCCCGCGCGCCGGCGTCGCCTACGCCGTGATCACGCAGTTCGACGACTCGAGCCTGCGCTACCGCCTCGCGGTGCTCGACGGCATGCGCACGCTGGGCGTCGACCTGCTGGAGTACGTGCACTGA
- a CDS encoding M13-type metalloendopeptidase has product MTSTTPRSGIDLSELDPATRPQDDLYRHVNGLWIDRTEIPSDKARYGSFHVLQEEAEKAVRDIIVEAQSAPSGTEARMFGDLYTSFLDEARAEELGAQPIADDLAAVQRVDSIPGLLRAVGEFERSGVPGLFGLFVDNDPGDPERYLVFVNQGGLGLPDESYYREEEFASVREAYLPFVARMLGFAGIDAPEARAERIVALETDLAAVHWDKVRSRDSQATYNLRSWAEVTELAAGIDLDVWLTAMGAPEGALAEVVVRQPSFLEGLAGLLTDDRLPAWRDWLSWQVIRGAAAYLSSDFVDANFDFYGRTLTGTPQKRERWKRAVSLVEGSLGEAVGRIYVERHFPETAKAAMDVLVANLIEAYRRSIVDLEWMGADTRERALEKLAKFTPKIGYPVRWRDYSALTIDPADLVGNARRVAAFEFDRELGKIGKPLDRDEWFMTPQTINAYYNPGFNEIVFPAAILQFPFFDESRDSAANYGAIGAVIGHEIGHGFDDQGSRFDGDGRLTDWWTEDDRAAFEERTKALIAQYDALAPATTPGHHVNGALTIGENIGDLGGLGIAWKAYLLSLDGEEPPVIDGLTGAQRFFLSWAQAWQQKARDEETIRLLAIDPHSPSEFRCNQIVRNLDEFYATFDVTEGDALWLPPSERVAIW; this is encoded by the coding sequence ATGACCTCGACGACGCCTCGCTCCGGTATCGACCTCTCCGAACTCGACCCGGCGACGCGTCCGCAGGACGACCTCTACCGCCACGTGAACGGCCTGTGGATCGACCGCACCGAGATCCCGAGCGACAAGGCGCGCTACGGCTCCTTCCACGTGCTCCAGGAGGAGGCGGAGAAGGCGGTCCGCGACATCATCGTCGAGGCGCAGTCGGCCCCGAGCGGCACCGAGGCGCGCATGTTCGGCGACCTCTACACCTCGTTCCTCGACGAGGCGCGCGCCGAGGAGCTCGGCGCCCAGCCGATCGCCGACGACCTGGCCGCCGTGCAGCGCGTCGACTCGATCCCCGGGCTCCTGCGCGCGGTGGGCGAGTTCGAGCGCTCCGGTGTCCCCGGCCTCTTCGGCCTCTTCGTCGACAACGACCCGGGCGACCCCGAGCGCTACCTCGTCTTCGTGAACCAGGGCGGTCTCGGCCTTCCCGACGAGAGCTACTACCGCGAGGAGGAGTTCGCCTCCGTCCGCGAGGCCTACCTCCCCTTCGTCGCGCGGATGCTCGGGTTCGCCGGCATCGACGCCCCCGAGGCGCGCGCGGAGCGCATCGTCGCGCTCGAGACCGACCTCGCCGCCGTGCACTGGGACAAGGTGCGCAGCCGCGACAGCCAGGCCACCTACAACCTCCGCTCCTGGGCCGAGGTCACCGAGCTCGCCGCCGGCATCGACCTCGACGTCTGGCTGACCGCGATGGGCGCTCCGGAGGGTGCGCTCGCCGAGGTCGTCGTGCGCCAGCCGAGCTTCCTCGAGGGCCTCGCCGGCCTGCTGACCGACGACCGCCTCCCCGCCTGGCGCGACTGGCTGTCCTGGCAGGTGATCCGCGGCGCCGCGGCCTACCTCTCCAGCGACTTCGTCGACGCCAACTTCGACTTCTACGGCCGCACCCTCACGGGCACGCCGCAGAAGCGCGAGCGCTGGAAGCGCGCCGTCTCGCTCGTCGAGGGCTCGCTCGGCGAGGCCGTCGGCCGGATCTACGTCGAGCGGCACTTCCCCGAGACCGCCAAGGCCGCGATGGACGTCCTCGTCGCGAACCTGATCGAGGCCTACCGCCGCTCGATCGTCGACCTCGAGTGGATGGGCGCCGACACCCGTGAGCGCGCGCTGGAGAAGCTCGCGAAGTTCACGCCGAAGATCGGCTACCCGGTCCGCTGGCGCGACTACTCCGCCCTGACGATCGACCCCGCCGACCTGGTCGGCAACGCCCGCCGCGTCGCCGCCTTCGAGTTCGACCGCGAGCTCGGCAAGATCGGGAAGCCGCTGGACCGCGACGAGTGGTTCATGACGCCGCAGACCATCAACGCGTACTACAACCCCGGCTTCAACGAGATCGTCTTCCCCGCCGCGATCCTGCAGTTCCCCTTCTTCGACGAGTCCCGCGACTCCGCCGCCAACTACGGCGCGATCGGCGCGGTGATCGGGCACGAGATCGGGCACGGATTCGACGACCAGGGCTCGCGCTTCGACGGCGACGGCCGCCTCACCGACTGGTGGACCGAGGACGACCGGGCCGCGTTCGAGGAGCGGACGAAGGCGCTGATCGCGCAGTACGACGCGCTCGCCCCGGCCACCACGCCCGGTCACCACGTCAACGGCGCGCTCACCATCGGCGAGAACATCGGCGACCTCGGCGGGCTCGGCATCGCGTGGAAGGCGTACCTGCTCTCGCTGGACGGCGAGGAGCCGCCCGTGATCGACGGCCTGACGGGCGCCCAGCGCTTCTTCCTCTCCTGGGCACAGGCCTGGCAGCAGAAGGCGCGCGACGAGGAGACGATCCGCCTGCTCGCGATCGATCCGCACTCGCCGTCGGAGTTCCGCTGCAACCAGATCGTCCGGAACCTCGACGAGTTCTACGCTACTTTTGACGTCACCGAGGGCGACGCCCTCTGGCTCCCGCCGAGCGAGCGCGTCGCGATCTGGTAG
- a CDS encoding NAD(P)H-binding protein has product MTLVVTGATGHLGRLAVEHLLARGTAASDIVATGRDAAKLEALAADLGVRTAVADFEDPASLDAAFSGAEAVLLVSGSEVGKRVAQHTAAIEAAARAGARLVYTSAPKATTSPLILAPEHKATEEAIAAAGLPAVILRNGWYNENYTQTVAELASTGTTLSSAGDGRVSSAARSDYAEAAAVALLDASLVGSVHELSGDTAWSFDELATLVGEVAGRDAAITHVDSAEHARILTEAGVPEGGVGFVVGLDANIADGLLGETDGSLAHLIGRPTTPIRTYVEEQLAR; this is encoded by the coding sequence ATGACCCTCGTCGTCACCGGAGCCACCGGCCACCTCGGCCGTCTCGCCGTCGAGCACCTGCTCGCCCGCGGCACCGCCGCCTCCGACATCGTCGCCACCGGCCGCGACGCCGCCAAGCTCGAGGCGCTCGCCGCCGATCTCGGCGTCCGCACCGCCGTCGCCGACTTCGAGGACCCGGCCTCGCTCGACGCCGCCTTCTCCGGCGCCGAGGCCGTGCTGCTCGTCTCCGGCTCGGAGGTGGGCAAGCGCGTCGCGCAGCACACCGCCGCGATCGAGGCCGCCGCCCGCGCCGGCGCGCGCCTGGTCTACACGAGCGCCCCGAAGGCGACGACCAGCCCGCTGATCCTGGCCCCCGAGCACAAGGCGACGGAGGAGGCGATCGCCGCCGCGGGCCTCCCCGCCGTGATCCTCCGCAACGGCTGGTACAACGAGAACTACACGCAGACGGTCGCCGAGCTCGCCTCGACCGGCACCACCCTCTCCAGCGCCGGCGACGGCCGCGTCTCCAGTGCCGCCCGCTCCGACTACGCCGAGGCCGCCGCCGTCGCCCTGCTCGACGCCTCCCTCGTCGGGTCGGTGCACGAGCTCTCCGGCGACACCGCCTGGAGCTTCGACGAGCTCGCGACCCTCGTCGGCGAGGTCGCCGGCCGCGACGCCGCGATCACGCACGTCGACTCCGCCGAGCACGCCCGCATCCTCACCGAGGCCGGTGTCCCCGAGGGCGGCGTCGGCTTCGTCGTCGGCCTCGACGCGAACATCGCCGACGGCCTCCTCGGCGAGACCGACGGCTCGCTCGCCCACCTGATCGGCCGCCCGACCACCCCGATCCGCACCTACGTCGAGGAGCAGCTCGCCCGCTGA
- a CDS encoding helix-turn-helix domain-containing protein produces MTITESPLLTGDVYSADCPSREVFGHVTSKWGVLVLAALAERSLRWGELRRRIGGISEKMLAQTLRTLEEDGFVHREAHAVIPPRVDYALTPLGAELAERLLPVVEWIAGNVGAVLAARDARRSDEG; encoded by the coding sequence ATGACCATCACCGAGAGCCCCCTCCTCACGGGAGACGTCTACTCCGCCGACTGCCCGAGCCGCGAGGTCTTCGGGCACGTCACGAGCAAGTGGGGAGTACTCGTCCTCGCTGCCCTGGCCGAGCGCAGCCTGCGCTGGGGCGAGCTGCGGCGCCGGATCGGCGGCATCAGCGAGAAGATGCTGGCGCAGACCCTCCGGACCCTCGAGGAGGACGGCTTCGTGCACCGCGAGGCGCACGCCGTGATCCCGCCGCGGGTCGACTACGCGCTGACGCCGCTCGGAGCCGAGCTGGCCGAGCGGCTGCTGCCCGTCGTCGAGTGGATCGCGGGCAACGTCGGCGCGGTGCTGGCGGCCCGAGACGCCCGCCGGAGCGACGAAGGGTAG
- a CDS encoding PT domain-containing protein has protein sequence MQILPASQLVAPTPTPTAGPTTAPTATPTAAPTSGPTSAPTAAPTAGPTATPTAGPTAGPTVPTAAPTGTPVPLPVGGGTTGGLASTGVESVGLVAGAAALLTAGAAALGLGARRRAAGTEAEPEA, from the coding sequence GTGCAGATCCTGCCGGCCTCGCAGCTCGTCGCCCCGACGCCCACGCCGACCGCCGGGCCCACCACGGCGCCGACGGCGACTCCGACGGCCGCGCCCACCTCGGGACCGACCTCCGCGCCGACGGCGGCACCCACCGCCGGGCCGACCGCGACGCCGACGGCCGGACCGACCGCCGGGCCCACCGTGCCGACGGCCGCGCCGACCGGCACGCCCGTTCCGCTGCCCGTCGGCGGCGGCACGACCGGCGGACTCGCCTCGACCGGCGTCGAGAGCGTCGGCCTCGTCGCCGGAGCGGCGGCGCTGCTCACCGCGGGGGCTGCCGCGCTGGGTCTGGGTGCGCGCCGCCGCGCGGCCGGCACGGAGGCCGAGCCCGAGGCCTGA
- a CDS encoding phosphatase PAP2 family protein, with protein MSTLRSRESAVIVAVQRSPLAPPLRPIARWLSFFGEHAAGWLLLGVVGAFADPSRFWAWALCDVAIVVAHGLSIVIKRVVRRPRPLGEGVEVRGTAPSKLSFPSSHASSTTAAAIVFAVMLPALWPLAVLVVLVMLLSRIVLGMHFPTDVLAGAALGTLAASAALPFLPLLSA; from the coding sequence ATGTCGACCCTCCGGAGCCGCGAGTCCGCGGTCATCGTCGCCGTGCAGCGCTCGCCGCTGGCACCGCCCCTGCGCCCGATCGCCCGATGGCTGAGCTTCTTCGGCGAGCACGCCGCGGGCTGGCTGCTGCTGGGCGTGGTCGGTGCGTTCGCCGATCCGTCGCGCTTCTGGGCGTGGGCGCTCTGCGACGTCGCGATCGTCGTCGCGCACGGGCTGTCGATCGTGATCAAGCGCGTCGTCCGGCGGCCGCGGCCCCTCGGCGAGGGTGTCGAGGTGCGGGGCACGGCGCCGAGCAAGTTGAGCTTCCCGAGCTCGCACGCGTCCTCGACCACCGCGGCGGCGATCGTGTTCGCCGTGATGCTGCCCGCGCTCTGGCCGCTCGCCGTCCTCGTGGTGCTGGTGATGCTGCTGTCCCGGATCGTGCTCGGGATGCACTTCCCGACCGACGTGCTCGCGGGCGCCGCGCTCGGCACGCTCGCGGCGTCGGCGGCGCTGCCGTTCCTGCCGCTGCTCTCGGCCTAG
- a CDS encoding response regulator transcription factor, translating to MTRVVLVDDHSIFRSGLRADLAPELDVVGEAADVDSAVALVAAERPDVVLLDVHLPGGAGGGGAEVLRRSAAHLEAVRFLALSVSDAAEDVVGVIRAGARGYITKTSSGAEVSRAVLAVDGGDAVFSPRLAGFVLDAFGALSGEQAESVDELDRLSAREREVMRLIARGYAYKEAAAELFISVKTVESHVSAVLRKLQLSSRYELTAWASARRLL from the coding sequence GTGACCCGCGTCGTGCTGGTCGACGACCACTCCATCTTCCGCTCCGGTCTGCGCGCCGATCTCGCCCCCGAGCTCGACGTCGTCGGCGAGGCGGCCGACGTCGACTCCGCCGTCGCGCTGGTCGCGGCCGAGCGTCCGGACGTGGTGCTGCTCGACGTGCACCTGCCCGGCGGGGCGGGCGGCGGCGGCGCCGAGGTCCTGCGCCGCAGCGCCGCGCACCTCGAGGCGGTCCGCTTCCTCGCGCTCAGCGTCTCGGACGCGGCGGAGGACGTGGTCGGCGTCATCCGCGCCGGCGCTCGCGGCTACATCACCAAGACGAGCTCCGGCGCCGAGGTCAGCCGGGCGGTCCTCGCGGTGGACGGCGGCGACGCCGTCTTCTCCCCGCGCCTGGCCGGCTTCGTCCTCGACGCGTTCGGCGCCCTCTCGGGCGAGCAGGCGGAGTCCGTGGACGAGCTCGACCGCCTCTCGGCCCGCGAGCGCGAGGTGATGCGGCTGATCGCTCGCGGCTACGCCTACAAGGAGGCCGCCGCCGAGCTCTTCATCTCGGTGAAGACCGTCGAGTCCCACGTGTCGGCGGTCCTGCGGAAGCTGCAGCTCTCCTCCCGCTACGAGCTCACCGCCTGGGCCTCGGCCCGCCGCCTCCTCTGA